From a single Candoia aspera isolate rCanAsp1 chromosome 2, rCanAsp1.hap2, whole genome shotgun sequence genomic region:
- the SPINK2 gene encoding serine protease inhibitor Kazal-type 2, which translates to MRSLTVRLLWALAGLLFVLSPGESSIEPQCTLYSLPGCPRNFNPVCGTDGETYANECILCVTNREHDKDIQIAYKSSCS; encoded by the exons ATGAGGAGCCTGACGGTCCGGCTGCTGTGGGCGCTAGCAG GACTCCTGTTTGTGCTTTCTCCTGGGGAAAGTAGCATTGAG CCTCAGTGTACCTTGTACTCCCTGCCTGGATGCCCAAGGAACTTTAATCCCGTTTGCGGAACTGATGGAGAAACATATGCAAATGAATGTATACTTTGTGTGACAAACAG AGAACATGACAAGGACATACAAATTGCCTATAAGAGTTCCTGTTCATGA